From a region of the Natronogracilivirga saccharolytica genome:
- the ribE gene encoding 6,7-dimethyl-8-ribityllumazine synthase, giving the protein MNKIEGTFNVTDAKIGIIVSRWNSFITERLLEGAVDTLKRHGVDETHIDAVYCPGSFEIPLITSKLAETGKYNALICLGVVIRGSTPHFDFVAGTASRGISDVMLKYQIPVGFGVLTTDTIEQAIERAGTKAGNKGGEAAMTVLEMISLYGEIDSL; this is encoded by the coding sequence GTGAACAAGATTGAAGGGACGTTTAACGTTACAGATGCCAAAATCGGAATCATCGTATCCCGATGGAACAGTTTTATCACCGAACGGCTGCTGGAAGGAGCGGTAGATACTTTGAAGCGGCACGGGGTTGATGAAACACACATAGATGCCGTATATTGTCCGGGATCGTTTGAAATTCCCTTAATTACGTCAAAATTGGCCGAAACCGGCAAATACAATGCTCTGATCTGTCTGGGTGTTGTTATCCGCGGATCGACACCGCATTTTGATTTTGTTGCCGGAACGGCCAGCAGGGGAATTTCGGATGTGATGCTGAAGTATCAGATTCCTGTGGGTTTCGGTGTTCTGACTACCGACACCATTGAGCAGGCAATCGAAAGGGCCGGCACAAAAGCAGGAAACAAAGGTGGAGAAGCGGCAATGACAGTACTGGAGATGATTTCTCTTTACGGTGAAATCGACTCATTGTGA
- a CDS encoding PHP domain-containing protein, translating into MLKADLHIHTTASDGKLSPAQVVAHALTTDLDVIAITDHDTIDGVAEAKLASEGTPLQVVNAAEVSTIYQNRECHLLAYSFEDAGVMTGLFRGQKDKRIERAQSIIHNLNKLGFDISYDEVLGEAGNASIGRPHIARVMIKKGFAADIQEVFFRYLGNSSSAYHQIDYPDISEAIDLVHQAGGYAILAHPADNYTFIDIKKFREYGLDGIECFHSSHNSWHQRRFTDYCENFDLLITGGSDFHGSVQDFHHFGTIHTKLEPDSPLLKTRAAEPQKNSKTYSETLCK; encoded by the coding sequence TTGCTTAAAGCAGATCTTCACATTCATACCACGGCATCCGACGGTAAACTATCACCAGCGCAGGTTGTTGCACATGCACTGACAACGGACCTTGATGTAATTGCGATCACGGACCATGACACCATTGACGGGGTGGCCGAGGCAAAGCTGGCTTCGGAGGGAACCCCCCTGCAGGTTGTCAATGCTGCCGAAGTAAGCACCATTTATCAGAACAGGGAGTGTCATCTTCTGGCGTATTCATTTGAGGATGCCGGTGTCATGACCGGACTTTTCCGGGGGCAGAAAGACAAAAGAATTGAACGGGCGCAAAGTATCATCCATAACCTCAACAAGCTTGGTTTTGATATTTCTTATGATGAAGTCCTCGGGGAAGCGGGAAATGCATCAATCGGACGTCCGCACATCGCCCGGGTGATGATTAAAAAGGGATTTGCAGCCGACATTCAGGAAGTGTTTTTCCGGTACCTTGGGAACAGCTCAAGTGCCTATCATCAAATTGACTATCCGGATATTTCCGAAGCCATAGATCTGGTCCATCAGGCAGGAGGCTATGCAATACTCGCCCATCCCGCTGACAACTACACTTTCATAGATATAAAAAAGTTCAGGGAGTATGGACTGGACGGCATTGAGTGTTTTCATTCATCGCATAACTCCTGGCATCAGCGCCGTTTTACCGATTACTGTGAAAATTTCGATCTGTTAATTACCGGAGGATCAGATTTTCATGGAAGTGTGCAGGATTTTCACCATTTTGGTACGATTCACACCAAACTGGAACCCGATTCACCATTATTGAAGACAAGGGCAGCTGAACCACAGAAAAATTCCAAAACTTATTCAGAAACATTATGCAAGTGA
- a CDS encoding S41 family peptidase: protein MKTNIFSYPRYLLITLLLLLLVGAGFVHRSDPYFQIHKNFTIFSEVYEQLSSNYIHEVDPEKLIRRGIHSMLKELDPYTVLIDESGSRQMDIVTTGQYAGVGLEVGARGGELVVIAPIEGYSAERKGIRAGDVILNVNDTDVQGLSTDDLQSLLRGDPGSTVNMTIRRYGIDEPIDFELTRETIEVKNVSYFTTLDSDSRIGYILLRRFAQNAAEEVREAILDMQEEGSLDGLVLDVRNNPGGLLDEAVKIIDKFVPAGERVVWTEGRLSRANQEYKTREQPVFPDKPLVVLQNGGSASASEIVSGALQDLDRAVVIGERSFGKGLVQIVQPLSYNMSLKMTTSKYYVPSGRSIQSTPYLSEEEAAEMDEVPDSLRTEFKTRGGRTVYEGIGIEPDIKAEKRQQSMLEIALLQNSHYFFFANEYTSDKDIKGDEIDSAEAYDAFLAYLENQDFEYATRTERKFNEFTETLDESLKQESEDRIKAMQELIDLEKQKQKERYSEYIRKELMLELISRFDGAGGRMKKQLESDKAVLKSIEILEDNAAWLSILEP from the coding sequence ATGAAAACCAACATTTTTTCCTATCCCAGGTATCTCCTGATAACACTCCTTTTGTTGCTGCTTGTCGGTGCAGGCTTTGTTCACCGGTCTGATCCCTATTTTCAGATCCATAAAAACTTTACCATCTTCAGTGAAGTTTACGAACAGCTGTCAAGTAACTACATCCATGAAGTTGATCCTGAAAAGCTTATCAGGCGGGGGATTCACTCCATGCTCAAGGAGCTGGATCCCTACACTGTTTTAATTGATGAGTCAGGCAGCAGACAGATGGATATTGTGACTACCGGGCAGTATGCCGGTGTCGGGCTGGAGGTAGGAGCCCGTGGCGGCGAGCTGGTTGTTATTGCTCCCATTGAAGGATACTCAGCTGAGCGCAAAGGAATTCGGGCCGGTGATGTTATTCTGAATGTAAATGATACCGATGTACAGGGCCTGAGCACCGATGACCTGCAGAGTCTTCTGAGGGGGGACCCCGGTTCCACGGTAAATATGACCATCAGGCGATACGGAATTGATGAGCCCATCGACTTCGAGCTGACCCGTGAGACAATCGAGGTTAAAAATGTGAGTTATTTCACAACTCTGGATTCTGATTCTCGAATAGGATACATCCTGCTCAGGCGTTTTGCCCAAAATGCTGCCGAAGAAGTCAGAGAGGCCATTCTGGATATGCAGGAAGAGGGTTCCCTTGACGGGCTGGTCCTGGATGTGCGGAATAACCCCGGCGGCTTGCTTGACGAGGCTGTAAAAATCATTGACAAGTTTGTTCCTGCCGGCGAGCGGGTTGTCTGGACAGAAGGGCGGCTCTCCCGGGCAAACCAGGAGTACAAAACAAGAGAACAGCCGGTTTTCCCCGATAAGCCGCTGGTTGTGCTTCAAAACGGTGGAAGCGCCAGTGCCTCCGAGATTGTTAGCGGAGCGCTGCAGGATCTTGACAGAGCTGTGGTCATCGGCGAGCGCAGCTTTGGAAAAGGTCTGGTACAGATAGTCCAGCCGCTTTCCTATAATATGTCGCTGAAAATGACCACCTCAAAATATTATGTGCCGAGCGGCCGGTCCATACAGTCGACACCCTACCTTTCAGAAGAAGAAGCTGCGGAAATGGATGAAGTCCCCGACTCGCTTCGGACCGAATTCAAGACCAGGGGTGGCAGAACGGTCTATGAAGGAATCGGCATTGAGCCCGATATCAAAGCTGAAAAACGGCAGCAAAGCATGCTCGAAATCGCGCTGCTTCAAAACAGCCACTATTTCTTCTTTGCCAATGAGTATACATCAGATAAAGATATCAAGGGCGATGAAATCGATTCAGCGGAAGCTTATGATGCGTTTTTGGCTTACCTTGAGAATCAGGATTTTGAGTATGCGACTCGTACGGAGCGGAAGTTCAATGAATTTACGGAAACACTGGACGAATCGCTCAAGCAGGAGTCGGAGGACCGTATTAAAGCCATGCAGGAGCTCATAGACCTTGAAAAACAGAAACAAAAAGAACGGTATTCCGAATACATCAGGAAAGAACTGATGCTTGAACTTATTTCACGTTTCGATGGAGCCGGCGGACGCATGAAAAAACAGCTGGAATCGGATAAGGCAGTGTTGAAGAGTATCGAAATACTTGAAGACAATGCGGCCTGGTTGTCCATCCTTGAACCCTGA